Proteins from a genomic interval of Rosa chinensis cultivar Old Blush chromosome 2, RchiOBHm-V2, whole genome shotgun sequence:
- the LOC121051506 gene encoding uncharacterized protein LOC121051506, with protein sequence MPMLYDLFKKVRTKLEEVRNTVWVRKIIDDRWFKQLCHPLHAAAYYLNPMFQYSEGIGDDPELLDALHSVFAKLDPNSIGIAQFGNEIISFRDSSYGFGRPAAIAARKTMTSYEWWNMYGGDAPTLRKLAMKILSQTTSSSACERNWSTFALIHTKQRNRLAHNKLEQIVYCYYNMKLQLRDAKAVADRVAETSYLDLFNIVADIGAEETADPIYHWVRPLHLDDATGNPDPNIATHARGMGIDVDKVMKKEVTDHSDESDGSGYKLSRGTSEKSIDDDDDDGDGGNTGGGSKYHAYGGSTRDNSCDNSSYDDTNREANYGNDRGSGKSWHYNQYSSDHHTTYPDANREYNSRARDTQGRRDSHLSLNEFESLSSSLGSMDIGTQYSDNPNPFHSHYPHHEMSSPSESTYGIGSSSQGGSTYGLFDHSSSQMSHASYNETPYWVIPQFPIYGLHVGRDQHTYITHVMKYQNHFQNSCTWEQYCMILNGSSSTTWIEPHRSSSYY encoded by the exons ATGCCAATGTTGTATGATTTATTTAAGAAGGTGAGAACAAAGCTGGAAGAAGTCAGGAATACAGTTTGGGTCAGAAAAATCATCGACGATAGATGGTTTAAGCAATTGTGTCATCCATTACATGCAGCAGCTTATTATTTGAATCCAATGTTCCAGTAtagtgaaggaattggtgatgaTCCAGAGCTACTAGACGCCCTTCACTCAGTTTTTGCAAAGTTAGACCCAAACTCCATAGGCATCGCACAATTCGGAAATGAG ATTATAAGCTTTAGAGACTCATCATACGGATTTGGAAGACCAGCTGCCATTGCTGCAAGGAAAACAATGACTTCATATGAATGGTGGAACATGTATGGGGGTGATGCACCTACACTTCGTAAATTGGCAATGAAGATCCTATCTCAAACCACATCATCTTCTGCTTGCGAGCGAAATTGGAGCACATTTGCTCTTATCCATACGAAGCAAAGAAATCGTCTGGCACATAACAAACTTGAGCAAATTGTGTATTGTTATTACAACATGAAGCTACAATTGCGAGATGCAAAAGCAGTTGCAGATAGAGTTGCGGAGACCAGTTATTTAGACCTATTCAATATAGTTGCAGATATAGGTGCGGAGGAAACTGCTGATCCAATATACCATTGGGTTCGACCTTTACATTTAGATGATGCAACAGGAAATCCAGATCCAAATATAGCAACTCATGCTCGTGGAATGGGAATTGATGTGGATAAGGTAATGAAGAAAGAAGTAACAGATCATTCTGATGAAAGTGATGGAAGTGGTTATAAATTATCAAGAGGCACTAGTGAAAAATcaattgatgatgatgatgatgatggtgatggtggtaATACTGGTGGTGGTAGCAAATATCATGCCTATGGTGGTAGTACACGTGATAACTCGTGTGACAATAGTAGTTATGACGACACTAATCGTGAGGCGAATTATGGAAATGACAGGGGGAGTGGCAAATCATGGCACTACAACCAATATAGTAGTGATCATCATACTACTTATCCTGATGCAAATCGTGAATACAATTCTAGAGCTAGGGATACACAAGGAAGACGCGATAGCCATTTGTCTCTAAATGAGTTTGAATCACTTTCTTCCAGTCTTGGCTCAATGGACATAGGAACTCAATATAGTGATAACCCTAACCCATTCCATTCTCATTATCCTCATCATGAAATGAGTTCTCCCTCAGAAAGTACTTACGGAATTGGATCAAGCTCACAAGGTGGAAGCACATATGGCCTTTTTGATCATTCTTCGTCCCAAATGTCGCATGCTTCATACAATGAAACACCATATTGGGTAATTCCACAATTtccgatatatggattgcatgtgggaagagatcaacacacatacattacccatgtgatgaagtaccaaaatcattttcaaaattcatgtacttgggagcagtattgtatgatactaaatggaagCAGTTCAACCACATGGATCGAACCACATCGTAGTAGCTCTTATTACTAA